A genome region from Parus major isolate Abel unplaced genomic scaffold, Parus_major1.1 Scaffold544, whole genome shotgun sequence includes the following:
- the TNPO3 gene encoding transportin-3 gives MERGPGRPSLQLVQQAVQALYHDPDPSGKERASCWLGELQRSVHAWEISDQLLQIHQDVESCYFAAQTMKMKIQTSFYELPTDSHASLRDSLLSHIQNLKDLSPVIVTQLALAIADLALQMASWKGCVQTLVEKYSNDVTSLPFLLEILTVLPEEVHSRSLRIGANRRTEIIEDLAYYSSTVVSLLVTCVEKAGNEEKMLIKIFRCLGSWFNLGVLDSTFMANSKLLSLLFEVLQQDKTSSNLHEAASDCVCSALYAIENVETNLPLALQLFQGVLTLESAYHMAVAREDLDKVLNYCRVFTELCETFLDKIVCTPGQGLGDLRTLELLLICAGHPQYEVSRAA, from the exons ATGGAgcgcgggccgggccggcccAGCCTGCAGCTCGTCCAGCAGGCCGTGCAGGCGCTCTACCACGACCCCGACCCCAGCGGCAAGGAGCGggccagctgctggctgggcgAACTGCAGCGTTCG GTCCATGCCTGGGAGATCTCGgaccagctgctgcagatccaCCAGGATGTGGAGTCCTGCTACTTCGCGGCGCAGACCATGAAGATGAAGATCCAGACTTCATTCTATGAGCTCCCCACGGATTCCCACGCCTCACTCCGGGACTCTCTGCTGTCCCACATCCAGAACTTGAAGGACCTGTCCCCGGTCATTGTCACACAG CTGGCTTTGGCAATAGCTGACCTCGCCCTGCAGATGGCTTCCTGGAAGGGCTGCGTGCAGACCCTGGTGGAGAA GTACAGCAATGACGTGACGTCGCTGCCGTTCCTGCTGGAGATCCTGACGGTGCTGCCGGAGGAGGTGCACAGCCGCTCGCTGCGCATCGGGGCCAACCGCCGCACCGAGATCATCGAGGACCTGGCCTACTACTCCAGCACCGTGGTGTCCCTGCTg GTGACGTGTGTGGAGAAGGCGGGCAATGAGGAGAAGATGCTCATCAAAATCTTCCGCTGCCTGGGCAGCTGGTTCAACCTGGGTGTCCTGGACAGCACCTTCATGGCCAACAGCaagctgctgtccctcctcttcGAGGTGCTG caacaggacaagaCCTCGTCCAACCTGCACGAGGCTGCGTCGGACTGCGTGTGCTCGGCCCTGTACGCCATCGAGAACGTGGAGACCAACctgcccctggccctgcagctgttccagggcGTGCTCACCCTGGAGAGCGCCTATCACATGGCTGTGGCACGGGAGGACCTGGACAA GGTGCTCAACTACTGCCGTGTGTTCACCGAGCTGTGCGAGACCTTCCTGGACAAGATCGTGTGCACGCCGGGCCAGGGCCTGGGCGACCTGCGCacgctggagctgctgctcatctGTGCTGGGCACCCACAGTACGAGGtgagcagggcagct